A section of the Spirosoma pollinicola genome encodes:
- a CDS encoding alpha/beta fold hydrolase → MTIKRRSHFKDQVNDFAYFRNWTTQLEAANGRQYEQYEVHTSLGKTHVWGLNTKQENLDSLVIFPGARTTSLIWDFDNGLDNLNHNVRIFMVETNGLPNLSHGDTPAIESLDYGVWASEVFDGLHLKKAFVAGASFGGLICMKLGLVAPEKIEAAFLLNPGCLQPFSLSVKNLFYNLLPILHPTRRNVSTFLDKAIFSTPNHQLSETAKKMLVDYEIFALTRYKDNTQKPYYMAEQLSEVKTDTYLLVGDQDLLFPWQQSVENAQKHLENLREVKVFDNVGHGIETYSEAMAYVGSILKHH, encoded by the coding sequence ATGACTATAAAACGCAGGTCCCATTTCAAGGATCAGGTGAACGACTTTGCCTATTTCAGAAATTGGACCACTCAGCTGGAAGCCGCCAACGGCAGGCAATATGAGCAATACGAGGTTCACACGTCGCTGGGAAAAACGCACGTGTGGGGGTTGAACACAAAGCAGGAAAACCTGGATAGCCTGGTTATTTTTCCGGGTGCCCGAACGACCTCATTGATTTGGGATTTTGATAATGGGCTTGATAATCTAAACCATAACGTGAGGATATTCATGGTCGAAACCAATGGACTTCCAAACCTAAGCCACGGCGACACGCCAGCTATTGAGTCACTGGATTATGGCGTATGGGCATCGGAAGTTTTTGACGGTTTACACCTGAAGAAAGCATTCGTAGCCGGTGCTTCATTCGGTGGACTCATTTGCATGAAACTGGGCCTTGTGGCGCCAGAAAAAATCGAAGCGGCTTTCCTGTTGAATCCCGGCTGTTTGCAACCCTTCTCGCTATCGGTAAAGAATCTTTTCTACAATCTTCTGCCGATTCTACATCCAACCCGCCGGAACGTGTCCACATTTCTGGATAAAGCGATCTTTTCAACGCCCAATCACCAGCTATCCGAAACAGCCAAAAAGATGCTGGTTGATTACGAAATTTTCGCACTAACCCGATATAAGGACAACACGCAAAAGCCGTATTACATGGCCGAACAACTGTCTGAAGTCAAAACCGACACCTATCTTCTGGTAGGCGATCAGGACCTTTTGTTTCCCTGGCAGCAGTCCGTCGAAAATGCGCAAAAACACCTTGAGAATTTACGAGAAGTCAAGGTATTTGACAATGTAGGTCACGGCATCGAAACGTACTCCGAAGCAATGGCCTATGTTGGTTCTATTCTAAAACATCATTAA
- a CDS encoding globin domain-containing protein, with the protein MMTQQQLQLVKQTWKLLREIEPAVLGDVFYRRLFFKYPALRPMFKGSMESQYQKFVDMLSIIVARLDRPDTVAQEIGLLARSHAGYGVQPSHYADVKEALLWTLERGLGLDWNTDVQQAWIACYDTLTQLMLEQAPLSH; encoded by the coding sequence ATGATGACGCAACAACAACTTCAACTGGTCAAACAAACCTGGAAACTCCTGCGTGAGATTGAACCGGCCGTGCTGGGTGATGTCTTTTATCGGCGTTTATTTTTCAAGTATCCAGCCCTGCGGCCCATGTTCAAGGGGTCGATGGAAAGCCAGTATCAGAAGTTCGTTGATATGCTCAGTATTATCGTAGCGCGACTGGACCGGCCGGATACCGTGGCGCAGGAAATTGGTCTGTTAGCCCGAAGCCACGCCGGGTATGGCGTACAGCCCTCCCACTATGCCGATGTGAAAGAGGCCCTGCTATGGACACTCGAACGCGGATTAGGACTCGACTGGAACACCGATGTGCAACAGGCCTGGATTGCCTGTTATGACACCCTTACCCAACTCATGCTCGAACAGGCTCCACTGAGTCACTAA
- a CDS encoding LytR/AlgR family response regulator transcription factor, whose translation MNALIIEDEKLVALELTASLAEVDPGIKIVGTVSSVKTALRWFAENAEPDVIFADIQLSDGISFTIFEKFKISCPVIFTTAYNEHAIRAFKVNGIDYLLKPVDWDELRQAVAKARALTKNQNKLVVDVQKLMDALNTPASLKSTYKEHFLGNARNSWVPVKIADVAYIIRDELNFMVTNTSERYILDYDTLDEIETMLNPDLFYRASRHCLVNINAVQSVKGLANLKLQLVLKTPNHQVQIDISRDKAPSFKKWLEK comes from the coding sequence ATGAATGCGCTCATTATTGAAGATGAAAAATTAGTAGCTCTCGAACTGACGGCTAGCCTTGCGGAGGTCGATCCGGGTATCAAAATTGTCGGTACGGTTAGTAGTGTGAAAACTGCTTTACGTTGGTTCGCTGAGAACGCCGAACCAGACGTCATTTTTGCTGATATCCAACTGTCCGACGGGATTAGCTTTACCATCTTCGAGAAGTTTAAAATCTCATGCCCCGTCATTTTTACGACGGCCTATAACGAACATGCCATCCGGGCCTTTAAAGTAAATGGCATCGACTACCTGCTTAAACCCGTCGACTGGGACGAACTCCGGCAAGCCGTTGCCAAAGCCCGCGCGCTGACCAAAAACCAGAACAAACTGGTTGTTGACGTTCAAAAACTGATGGATGCGCTGAACACGCCTGCGTCGCTCAAATCCACTTACAAAGAGCATTTTCTGGGTAACGCTCGCAATAGCTGGGTTCCTGTCAAGATAGCCGATGTCGCCTATATCATCCGCGACGAACTGAATTTTATGGTTACCAACACCAGCGAACGCTACATTCTGGATTACGATACGCTGGACGAGATTGAAACCATGCTCAATCCTGACCTGTTTTATCGCGCCAGCCGCCACTGTCTGGTCAATATCAACGCCGTACAGAGCGTAAAAGGACTGGCGAATCTGAAGTTGCAGCTTGTGCTGAAAACGCCAAATCATCAGGTACAGATCGACATCAGCCGCGACAAGGCTCCTTCGTTTAAAAAATGGCTGGAGAAATGA
- a CDS encoding ligand-binding sensor domain-containing protein — MRLASFFRLFLLFSWTCIGSQTVYAQPVNLPLEFQHIQESQGLSYNVINSLLQDHDGYLWIGTYEGLNRFDGSHFTVFKASHRAGSLPNNIVHDLCQDKANDLWLATDDGISRRDSRTGQFSAIRLVGTENLGRCMNILCDRKGRIWFSSLNKGLFRLDPATGQITQFKNDPAKPATLSGDYISKNGIVEDPQRDGLWLTTEQNGLNYLDINTGKFFNHKNNPEQLPVFRLHDTSALVLDGTDKLLFSDNTDQRILVYDLVHKTITNSISLTSQTGRSAFPVGTIFVDRKHNLWISSWTYTMFTAEAGSYKVREFFHDVARRTSIAGDFFWAGWQQNDGTIWLGTVNGISYTNPGNAFYQIHDLARMHPSLAHKQGLTSFLEDEVGNWWFFSVDQELLKYESASGQLTVYSLPLPMRQTVWSGQTNLLPGLNPDEIYIRQGKSVSIFNRRTRTFTPFPLPPSLFSHAADLRSMVRQGDWLWLFGTSDVIFRCYLPSGRWQTYPLPFGETKKYRVYSAGLDKTGRLWADVRDKGLIWFSAGQQRFVPFPVQQAGSGYADHLPFTTDAENRLWIPASGQGLLEVDPKRGTSRLWTDQDGLSTNECKAVCADAYGQIWMASLNKFSIINLARSSVQNTTLALNESNIGYTNYMFALRNGNLITTLKNYVVEFMPHRINRQIAPASVLISTLTLPDTTMLVQAHSPAIRLGVSATNFSISYAVLNRVQQHYVYFYTLDGYDDHWVKADARTVANYTKIPGGDYTFRVKAVAGKTETGETTLAVHIDTAFYNTRWFRMALLALLLGLTYWLYLYRTRQTAQLHHFQIQTTRLERDKAQIQYQNLINHLNPHFLFNSLTSLNSLIITKPKDASQFLRKLSTIYRYILQNKDKELVSLQDELTFAQNYIDLQAARFGSDLQISINVDAAYLTHRIVPVTIQNLLENAIKHNILDEESPLYIRIFTENNTLFVANTLQKKDFVETSNKQGLASLKSLYGYLSGREISITQTDTEFTVAVPLL; from the coding sequence ATGAGGCTCGCTTCGTTTTTTCGTCTTTTTCTGCTGTTTAGTTGGACCTGTATTGGCAGTCAGACTGTTTATGCTCAACCCGTTAACCTGCCGCTCGAATTCCAGCACATTCAGGAGTCGCAGGGACTATCATATAACGTCATTAACAGTCTGTTACAGGACCACGATGGGTACCTCTGGATTGGCACCTACGAAGGATTGAATCGGTTCGATGGCAGCCATTTTACGGTTTTCAAGGCCAGTCACCGGGCGGGGAGTTTACCCAACAATATTGTTCACGACTTATGTCAGGATAAAGCCAATGATTTGTGGTTGGCAACGGACGATGGAATCAGTCGGCGCGACAGCCGTACGGGGCAATTCTCGGCTATCCGCTTAGTGGGTACCGAAAACCTCGGCCGGTGTATGAACATCCTCTGTGATCGCAAGGGACGCATTTGGTTCTCCAGTTTGAACAAAGGATTGTTTCGGCTGGACCCCGCAACGGGACAGATCACCCAGTTTAAAAACGATCCGGCAAAGCCCGCAACGCTCTCCGGCGATTACATCAGTAAAAATGGTATCGTGGAAGATCCTCAACGGGATGGCCTATGGCTGACGACAGAACAGAATGGGCTAAACTATCTGGACATCAACACCGGGAAATTTTTTAATCATAAGAATAACCCGGAGCAACTGCCGGTTTTTCGTTTGCACGACACGTCGGCCCTGGTGCTCGATGGGACTGACAAATTGCTTTTTTCAGACAATACTGACCAGCGGATTTTAGTGTATGATCTGGTCCATAAAACGATTACGAACAGCATTTCGCTCACCAGTCAGACAGGCCGTTCGGCTTTTCCGGTGGGAACAATCTTTGTCGACAGAAAGCATAATTTGTGGATCAGTTCGTGGACCTATACCATGTTTACGGCCGAAGCCGGTTCGTATAAAGTCCGCGAGTTTTTTCACGATGTGGCCCGGCGAACCTCGATTGCCGGTGATTTTTTCTGGGCGGGCTGGCAGCAAAATGATGGTACGATCTGGCTCGGTACGGTGAATGGCATTTCGTATACCAATCCCGGAAACGCCTTCTATCAAATTCACGATCTGGCCCGGATGCATCCGTCGCTTGCCCACAAGCAGGGGCTAACCTCATTTCTGGAAGATGAGGTCGGAAACTGGTGGTTTTTCTCGGTCGATCAGGAGTTGTTGAAATATGAGTCAGCGTCAGGTCAATTAACTGTTTATTCGTTACCCCTGCCCATGCGGCAAACGGTCTGGTCGGGTCAGACGAATTTACTGCCGGGGCTTAACCCGGATGAGATTTACATTCGGCAGGGGAAATCGGTAAGCATTTTTAACCGGCGAACCCGAACGTTTACGCCGTTTCCTTTGCCGCCATCGCTGTTCAGTCACGCGGCTGACCTGCGCAGTATGGTACGGCAGGGCGACTGGCTGTGGCTGTTCGGTACCAGCGATGTTATTTTCAGGTGCTACCTGCCATCGGGCCGCTGGCAAACCTACCCGCTGCCTTTTGGCGAAACTAAAAAATACAGGGTTTACTCGGCTGGACTAGATAAAACCGGACGCTTGTGGGCCGATGTGCGGGACAAAGGGCTTATCTGGTTTTCGGCGGGTCAGCAGCGATTTGTGCCGTTTCCGGTGCAACAGGCTGGTTCGGGCTACGCCGACCACTTGCCGTTCACAACCGACGCCGAGAACCGGCTGTGGATACCTGCGTCGGGGCAGGGGTTGCTTGAAGTGGACCCGAAACGGGGCACATCGCGACTCTGGACAGATCAGGACGGCCTGAGCACCAACGAGTGCAAAGCCGTCTGCGCCGATGCTTACGGGCAAATCTGGATGGCTTCGCTCAATAAGTTTTCCATTATCAATCTGGCTCGCTCGTCCGTTCAAAATACCACGCTGGCACTCAATGAATCAAACATTGGGTATACCAATTATATGTTTGCCCTGCGAAACGGAAACTTGATCACCACCCTGAAAAATTACGTGGTCGAGTTTATGCCGCATCGAATCAACCGGCAGATTGCGCCCGCCAGTGTCCTGATCAGCACCCTCACGTTACCCGATACAACGATGCTCGTTCAGGCGCATAGTCCGGCAATCCGGCTGGGCGTCAGCGCCACTAATTTCAGCATTAGCTATGCTGTCCTGAACCGCGTTCAGCAGCACTACGTCTATTTCTATACGTTGGACGGATACGATGATCACTGGGTAAAGGCCGATGCCCGCACGGTGGCTAACTACACCAAAATTCCGGGGGGCGATTATACGTTTCGGGTCAAGGCGGTAGCGGGCAAAACAGAGACGGGCGAAACGACACTGGCTGTTCATATTGACACCGCTTTTTACAATACGCGCTGGTTCCGAATGGCCCTGCTGGCCTTGTTGCTGGGACTGACGTACTGGTTATACTTATACCGCACCCGGCAAACGGCTCAGCTACACCACTTTCAGATACAGACAACCCGGCTCGAACGGGATAAGGCCCAGATTCAGTACCAGAACCTGATCAACCACCTCAACCCCCATTTTCTGTTCAACAGCCTGACCTCGCTCAACAGCCTGATCATTACCAAACCGAAAGATGCGTCGCAGTTTCTGCGGAAGCTATCGACGATCTACCGGTATATCCTGCAGAATAAAGACAAGGAACTCGTCAGTCTCCAGGATGAATTGACCTTTGCCCAAAACTACATCGACCTCCAGGCCGCCCGCTTTGGCAGTGACCTGCAAATTAGTATCAACGTAGACGCTGCGTATTTAACCCATCGAATTGTGCCCGTAACGATCCAGAATCTGCTCGAGAATGCCATCAAGCATAATATCCTCGATGAAGAAAGTCCGCTTTACATCCGGATTTTTACGGAAAATAACACCCTGTTTGTGGCAAACACACTGCAAAAAAAGGACTTCGTGGAAACGTCGAACAAACAGGGATTGGCTAGCCTAAAATCACTATATGGCTACCTGAGTGGACGCGAGATCAGCATTACCCAAACCGATACCGAGTTTACTGTAGCAGTGCCGTTGCTTTGA
- a CDS encoding type II toxin-antitoxin system VapC family toxin produces the protein MRYILDTHVLIWLITQDAQLKPFIKAVLFDQANEFYVSHESLREIVIKAKLNKPDFRLLQSVTISDIAKTLQETLGVKLLASKVMHMQQLEELMPIHNDPFDHLLICQAITENLIMISHDGNFPLYQSQGLHLLIA, from the coding sequence ATGAGGTATATTCTTGACACGCACGTTCTTATCTGGCTCATCACTCAAGACGCTCAATTAAAGCCTTTCATCAAAGCTGTTCTGTTCGATCAGGCAAACGAATTTTATGTTAGTCATGAGAGCCTGCGTGAAATCGTTATTAAAGCGAAGTTGAACAAACCAGATTTCAGATTACTCCAGAGCGTTACCATTTCCGACATTGCCAAGACCCTTCAAGAAACGTTGGGTGTCAAACTACTAGCTTCTAAAGTGATGCACATGCAGCAGTTAGAAGAGTTGATGCCTATTCATAACGACCCTTTTGACCATCTTCTGATCTGCCAAGCTATTACTGAAAACCTGATCATGATTAGCCACGATGGAAATTTTCCCCTTTATCAGAGTCAAGGTCTACACCTACTTATAGCCTGA
- a CDS encoding tetratricopeptide repeat protein: MKSIRSLLLGVILLITSHLVSAQQSKRDSLENLLTHAGMDTNRVILLNKAVGLYFSNNPQKAKQYAEQASRLAQQLGYSRGIGRSYLSLGVYFWSQGQYQQAIQLANKALPYFEKLNDQNGLSSVYSNIGLSLRALGDFSQATSYYFKSLRASEKAGDLGGVAKTYNNIGIVFKYQEKYDHALYYYWQSFRKSAGVDPRNQAGALANIGVIYQLKKDNLKAITYLIQARNRFAALNEPMGLVICDNDLGETYCRIKQYDKAETTVQRALQAATRLSYTPGIVSSLLSLGEIRLQTGRAAESFDFFNKALPMVETVKQQAGRLRTYKGLATAHAQTGEYAKAYQFQSKWVALKDSAFNEESIKKIAGVQAEYQSEKKQAEIELLKKDQQVDRLWRNTVGAGLLAALIIAGLVVSRQRLKIRNDQVLLTQGKVVAEKNQQLEVQTQLLESQAIVLTTQAQQLQELDEAKTRFFTNVTHEFRTPLTLIIGTLSEKLHGLADKAETVIRRTEVTVMYRNAERLLQLINQLLDLSKLESGQLHLHLQTDDVKPLLNVVTALFSSTAEQRNIRLSVQLSPERLLVSHDADQLEKVVTNLLSNAFKFTPDGGEITVQAEPIQVDDAAFVQITVDDSGMGIAAEQTDKVFERFYQGASPRMDRQPGTGVGLSLVKEIVELHKGTITIDSKPGAGARFVVLLPVAGPETVTASSPTGRPQSANHIVSVTIQDQLSAAAPLDKGRTNQPLLLIVEDNDDVRTFIRNLMQSTYQVLESENGRAGLKLAQEQLPDLIISDWMMPDMDGIELCHRIKTDERTSHIPFVLLTALSTQDKRLTGLQTGADDYLTKPFDARELLIRSRNLIDTRRQLHERFKREIRIQPKEITATSADEKFMARVMTIVETNLGNADFSAEQFGQEVGLSRMQLHRKLVGLTGVAASDFMRLMRLKRAAQHLEGRTGSVSEIAYGVGFNSLSYFAKCFREQFGMLPTDYQNKARTPA, from the coding sequence ATGAAATCAATTCGTAGTCTGCTTTTGGGCGTTATCCTGTTGATAACATCGCACCTGGTATCAGCCCAACAAAGCAAGCGAGACAGCCTGGAAAACCTCCTTACTCATGCCGGCATGGACACCAATCGGGTAATCCTGCTTAACAAAGCAGTTGGGTTGTATTTCAGTAACAATCCCCAAAAAGCAAAGCAATATGCCGAACAGGCATCCCGGCTTGCCCAACAACTTGGTTATTCTCGCGGGATTGGTCGTAGTTACCTCAGTCTTGGGGTTTACTTCTGGTCGCAGGGGCAGTACCAGCAGGCTATTCAGTTGGCGAACAAGGCCCTGCCTTACTTTGAGAAGTTGAACGATCAGAACGGACTCTCGTCGGTATATAGTAACATCGGTCTGAGCCTGCGCGCCTTGGGCGACTTTTCACAGGCAACCTCCTATTACTTTAAAAGCCTGCGGGCGAGCGAGAAAGCGGGTGATTTGGGGGGCGTTGCCAAGACGTATAATAACATAGGTATCGTCTTTAAATACCAAGAAAAATACGATCATGCCTTGTATTACTACTGGCAATCGTTTCGGAAAAGTGCCGGTGTCGATCCACGCAATCAGGCGGGGGCTTTAGCAAACATTGGCGTCATCTATCAGCTCAAAAAAGATAACCTGAAAGCCATTACCTACCTGATTCAGGCCCGCAACCGCTTTGCCGCCCTCAATGAACCTATGGGGCTGGTCATCTGCGACAACGATCTGGGCGAAACATACTGCCGGATAAAGCAATATGATAAGGCCGAAACAACGGTTCAGCGGGCGTTACAGGCAGCCACCCGCCTGAGCTACACGCCCGGCATCGTATCGAGTTTGCTGTCACTGGGCGAGATTCGATTGCAGACCGGCCGGGCAGCGGAAAGTTTCGATTTTTTCAACAAAGCCCTGCCTATGGTTGAAACGGTCAAACAACAGGCAGGCCGGTTGCGCACCTATAAGGGACTGGCAACGGCTCATGCACAAACCGGCGAATATGCCAAAGCCTACCAGTTTCAGTCGAAATGGGTGGCGCTCAAGGACTCGGCCTTTAATGAGGAAAGCATAAAAAAAATCGCCGGAGTGCAGGCCGAATACCAATCGGAAAAGAAGCAGGCCGAAATCGAGCTGTTAAAAAAGGATCAGCAAGTGGATCGGTTGTGGCGTAATACGGTGGGTGCCGGTTTACTGGCGGCCTTGATCATTGCCGGTCTGGTCGTGAGTCGGCAGCGCCTGAAAATTCGTAACGATCAAGTATTGCTAACCCAGGGTAAAGTCGTTGCCGAAAAGAATCAGCAACTGGAAGTCCAGACGCAGTTGCTGGAGAGTCAGGCCATTGTGTTGACCACGCAGGCACAACAGCTTCAGGAATTAGACGAAGCCAAAACACGCTTCTTCACCAATGTTACCCATGAATTCCGTACTCCCTTAACGCTCATCATTGGCACCTTGAGTGAAAAACTACACGGGTTAGCCGATAAGGCAGAAACCGTTATTCGACGGACCGAAGTAACGGTTATGTATCGCAATGCCGAACGACTCCTGCAACTGATCAACCAACTGCTCGATCTGTCCAAACTCGAATCCGGGCAACTACATCTTCACCTACAGACCGACGACGTAAAACCGTTGTTGAACGTAGTGACCGCCCTGTTTTCGTCCACGGCCGAACAGCGGAACATTCGTCTGTCGGTACAGCTATCGCCGGAACGGCTGTTGGTCAGCCACGATGCCGATCAACTGGAGAAAGTAGTGACCAACCTGCTGTCCAACGCCTTCAAATTCACCCCCGACGGCGGAGAAATAACGGTACAGGCCGAACCCATTCAGGTTGATGACGCTGCTTTTGTTCAGATAACCGTTGACGATAGCGGTATGGGCATTGCAGCCGAGCAGACGGATAAGGTCTTCGAGCGATTCTATCAGGGCGCATCGCCCCGCATGGATCGGCAACCCGGCACGGGCGTTGGGTTATCGCTGGTGAAAGAAATTGTCGAATTGCACAAGGGAACAATCACGATCGATAGTAAGCCCGGCGCGGGCGCCCGATTTGTGGTACTGCTTCCCGTTGCCGGGCCAGAAACGGTAACGGCCAGCTCACCCACGGGCAGACCGCAGTCAGCAAATCACATTGTTTCGGTAACCATCCAGGACCAGCTATCTGCTGCGGCACCGCTGGATAAGGGTCGTACGAATCAGCCCCTGTTGCTGATCGTTGAAGATAATGACGACGTGCGAACCTTTATCCGTAACCTGATGCAAAGCACCTATCAGGTGCTGGAAAGCGAGAATGGCCGTGCGGGGTTGAAACTGGCACAGGAACAATTGCCCGACCTGATCATCAGCGACTGGATGATGCCCGACATGGACGGCATTGAACTCTGTCACCGCATCAAAACGGATGAGCGCACCAGCCATATTCCGTTTGTGTTGCTAACGGCCCTCTCCACCCAGGACAAGCGCCTGACGGGTCTCCAGACCGGTGCCGATGACTACCTGACCAAGCCATTCGATGCCCGTGAGTTACTGATTCGTAGCCGCAATCTGATTGATACCCGTCGCCAGTTGCACGAGCGCTTCAAACGAGAAATCCGCATTCAGCCGAAGGAGATAACGGCCACCTCAGCCGACGAGAAATTTATGGCCCGGGTCATGACTATTGTGGAAACCAACCTCGGCAACGCCGACTTCAGTGCCGAGCAGTTCGGGCAGGAAGTTGGCCTGAGCCGGATGCAGCTACACCGCAAGCTCGTTGGCCTGACGGGCGTAGCGGCCAGTGATTTTATGCGGCTCATGCGACTGAAACGGGCGGCCCAACATCTGGAAGGTAGAACCGGCAGCGTGTCGGAGATTGCTTATGGAGTAGGCTTTAATTCGCTGTCTTATTTCGCCAAATGTTTCCGCGAACAATTTGGTATGTTACCTACCGACTACCAGAACAAAGCACGTACGCCGGCCTAG
- a CDS encoding aldose epimerase family protein has protein sequence MSQITSLFWGEADQVPVYLFRITNSSGAYVEFTNYGATLVTIYVPDRHDHLGNVILSYDSLAAYVADTYYLGSTIGRFANRIKGARFTLDEYEYALDDNDNGQSNHGGYNGFNRNVFTYTIDEQSVSFTLTSKDGDGGYPGTLDFTVNYRWNDENELTIDYRATSDRTTVANFTNHAYFNLSAGARKILDHQLSINARYIVEAGDDYIPTGQLIPAGQLTFDANAIRSRVKDDGHTLAGLNVCYVLEKTGGLFSNACRLFEPVSGRLLEVDTSYPGMILYTGDYLSGNEPGSYGPFDGLCLECQYFPDSPNQPHFPDTRLYPGETYHHRIVFRFSVMPGSAPY, from the coding sequence ATGAGTCAGATAACCTCTTTATTCTGGGGAGAAGCCGATCAGGTCCCCGTTTATCTGTTCAGGATTACCAACAGTAGCGGAGCCTATGTTGAGTTTACCAACTACGGAGCTACGCTTGTAACTATTTACGTACCCGACAGGCACGACCATTTGGGCAACGTGATCCTGAGTTACGATTCTTTAGCAGCTTACGTAGCTGATACCTACTACCTGGGGTCAACGATCGGGCGGTTTGCAAACCGGATAAAGGGTGCCCGGTTTACGCTGGATGAGTACGAATACGCGTTGGATGATAATGATAACGGCCAGTCCAATCATGGTGGCTATAATGGGTTCAATCGTAACGTGTTTACCTACACGATCGATGAACAAAGCGTTTCCTTCACGCTGACCAGCAAGGATGGGGATGGCGGTTACCCCGGCACGCTGGATTTTACTGTCAATTACCGATGGAATGACGAAAATGAATTGACCATCGATTACCGGGCTACCAGTGACCGCACAACGGTGGCCAATTTCACCAACCATGCCTACTTTAATTTATCCGCCGGGGCTAGAAAAATTCTGGATCACCAGCTTTCTATTAACGCCCGGTACATAGTGGAGGCAGGCGACGATTATATTCCCACGGGGCAACTAATTCCGGCCGGTCAACTCACCTTCGATGCAAACGCAATCAGGAGCAGGGTTAAGGATGATGGCCATACGCTGGCCGGTCTCAATGTTTGTTATGTCCTCGAAAAAACAGGCGGTTTGTTTTCCAACGCGTGTCGCCTGTTTGAGCCCGTCAGCGGTCGCCTGCTGGAAGTGGACACTTCATACCCAGGCATGATACTGTACACCGGTGATTATCTTTCTGGCAACGAACCGGGTTCATACGGACCATTCGATGGCCTGTGCCTTGAGTGCCAGTATTTCCCCGACAGTCCAAATCAGCCCCATTTTCCAGATACGAGACTGTATCCGGGCGAAACATATCACCATCGTATCGTTTTCAGATTTTCTGTCATGCCCGGATCCGCTCCATATTAA
- a CDS encoding AraC family transcriptional regulator: MLKKKEGFAGQRSCALPAELTRQIAVHPLCEALYITDMGYYPHAAFHSRERRKGSQQHILIYCIKGEGWYYLNDQKHTVKPNQVFILPANVAHRYGTDDTNPWTIYWLHFTGSRSQHFLDFLLQESGKLLITVSPQPERFQLFDDILSHVEMSYNMDSIVYANSSLARFLATFNNAVYNPNTVNRVENDPISQTITFMKENLRQSLKLEELAEIAGMSASHYSAVFREKVQSAPINFFTFLKIQEACRLLENTQLRIKEVAYQIGYADPYHFSRVFTNVMGVSPRDFRKLRKV, encoded by the coding sequence ATGCTCAAAAAAAAGGAAGGCTTTGCCGGGCAGCGTAGTTGTGCATTGCCAGCGGAACTGACGCGACAAATTGCGGTACATCCTCTTTGCGAAGCACTCTATATCACCGATATGGGCTATTATCCCCATGCGGCATTCCATAGTCGGGAACGGCGCAAGGGCAGCCAGCAGCACATTCTTATCTATTGTATCAAGGGTGAAGGGTGGTATTACCTGAATGATCAGAAACATACGGTAAAACCTAATCAGGTGTTTATCCTGCCGGCCAATGTAGCACACCGCTATGGCACGGACGATACAAATCCATGGACTATTTACTGGCTTCACTTTACGGGTTCCCGGTCGCAGCATTTCCTGGATTTTCTGTTGCAGGAGTCGGGCAAATTACTCATAACCGTTTCTCCCCAGCCCGAGCGATTTCAGCTTTTCGACGACATCCTCTCGCACGTCGAGATGTCGTACAACATGGACAGCATCGTATATGCCAACAGTAGTCTGGCCCGTTTTCTAGCGACCTTTAATAATGCCGTATACAACCCAAACACAGTCAACAGGGTAGAAAACGATCCGATTAGCCAGACCATCACGTTCATGAAAGAAAACCTCCGCCAGTCGCTCAAACTGGAAGAACTGGCGGAGATAGCGGGTATGTCGGCGTCGCATTACTCGGCTGTTTTCCGCGAGAAGGTACAGAGTGCGCCGATCAATTTTTTCACGTTCCTGAAAATTCAGGAAGCCTGTCGGCTGCTTGAAAACACCCAGTTACGTATCAAAGAAGTGGCTTACCAGATTGGCTACGCAGACCCGTACCACTTCAGCCGGGTCTTCACGAATGTAATGGGCGTTTCCCCCCGCGACTTTCGCAAGCTGAGAAAGGTGTAG